The Bombus huntii isolate Logan2020A chromosome 6, iyBomHunt1.1, whole genome shotgun sequence genome window below encodes:
- the LOC126866358 gene encoding DNA repair and recombination protein RAD54B-like yields MYRNNLNKNFKSTLKYQQPVCAKSEKSLENANVLTENSEQTFIRSTKKILNLFKKPVINHKEEKREDNASIKRKENNATIVKEGLSIITDSNTAIFNVVIGKKSMRKHKRWENDGTLEVTGKHAVLKDIEGSVIHKTTINPEVLIEGFRMYIDNKEIEIIDRVTSKYMFNKSILEKVSEPTIKKLKTSSSNPYLPLKPLYKELKLRCCPLVMPSVNISKSWVNHDMSENETEVFVDTCLVNVLRPHQRHGIVFLYECIMGLKVSNHFGAILADEMGLGKTLQCITIIWTLLKKGPYGYPILKYILIVTPSCLCNNWNKEFKQWLGFHRISPYVVNAKNKAKDFKKHIRNSVMIISYDLLTRCEQEVKEIPFNLIICDEGHRLKNNDVKAAKILYNLKCKRRILLTGTPIQNNLQEFFTLIDFVNPTILGSNSEFKNYYEKPIVASQCPTAPDHVVSLGTERANELREKIKCFILRRTQETINKYLPSKHELIVFCRLSIEQQDLYSQVTDSWFNKSLSDNNIPHLTVITALKKICNHPELFYNEKTELFCIDSKGIHKTSNIKDSTKTVYCGKISIVQTLLRNLKKTEEKLVLVSYYTQTLDILETVCNKEGLQFLRLDGSTTSNTRSKIIEQFNSTSDKSKVFLLSAKAGGVGLNLPGASRLILFDSDWNPASDSQAMARIWRDGQKKDVYILRLLTTGTIEEKIFQRQISKASLNETVVDLNPSSSLKLSMSELKDLFTLTANTNCLTHDLMNCSCNGYKKSEETSEKLHQKDATSYQFLGDKTLKSNFTINQLLKWEHYQQPISDKIIQEIMLSEVSENITFIFKNSVVNRTD; encoded by the exons ATGTATCgcaataatttaaataaaaattttaaatcaacTTTGAAATATCAACAGCCAGTGTGTGCCAAATCTGAAAAAAGTTTAGAAAATGCCAATGTTTTAACAGAAAATTCAGAGCAAACTTTTATTAGAAGcactaaaaaaattcttaatttatttaaaaaacctGTTATCAATCATAAGGAGGAAAAACGGGAAGATAATGCTTCAattaagagaaaagaaaataatgcaACTATTGTTAAAGAAGGTTTATCCATTATTACTGATAGTAATACAGC TATCTTTAATGTAGTAATCGGTAAAAAGTCTATGAGAAAACATAAAAGATGGGAAAATGATGGAACATTGGAAGTTACAGGAAAACATGCAGTCTTAAAG GATATAGAAGGCAGTGTTATTCATAAAACTACAATTAATCCAGAAGTTTTGATAGAGGGCTTTAGAATGTACAtagataataaagaaattgag ataatTGACCGAGTAACATCCAAATACATGTTCAATAAATCTATCTTAGAAAAAGTTTCAGAACCGACCATAAAGAAGTTGAAAACTTCAAGTTCTAATCCATATCTTCCTTTAAAGCCATTATATAAAG AACTAAAATTGAGATGCTGTCCACTGGTAATGCCAtctgtaaatatttcaaaaagttGGGTAAATCATGATATGTCAGAAAATGAGACAGAAGTATTCGTAGATACCTGTTTAGTAAATGTACTTAGACCACATCAACGTCATGGTATTGTATTTCTATATGAATGTATTATGGGCTTAAAGGTATCTAATCATTTTGGAGCAATTTTGGCTGATGAAATGGGGCTTGGTAAAACATTACAATGCATTACAATTATTTGGACATTGCTAAAGAAAGGACCATATGGATATccaatattaaaatatatattaatagtaACTCCTAGTTGTTTGTGTAACAATTGGAATAAAGAGTTTAAGCAATGGTTGGGTTTCCATAGGATATCTCCATACGTTGTAAACGCCAAAAACAAGGCAAAAGATTTCAAAAAACATATAAGAAACTCAGTTATGATTATTAGTTATGATCTGCTTACCAGATGTGAACAAGAAGTCAAAGAAATaccttttaatttaattatatgtgATGAAGGACatagattaaaaaataatgatgTAAAAGCAGCAAAG atTTTATATAACTTGAAGTGTAAAAGAAGAATTCTTTTGACTGGAACTccaatacaaaataatttgcaaGAATTTTTTACTTTGATTGATTTTGTAAACCCTACTATATTAGGTAGTAATtctgaatttaaaaattattacgaaAAACCTATTGTTGCATCACAATGTCCTACTGCACCAGACCATGTTGTATCTCTTGGAACTGAAAGAGCTAATGAATTAcgtgaaaaaattaaatgctTTATATTACGTCGTACGCAAGAAACAATTAATAAGTACTTACCTTCTAAGCATgaattaattgtattttgcCGTTTATCGATCGAGCAACAAGATTTATATTCGCAAGTTACGGATTCATGGTTCAATAAAAGTCTATCAGATAATAACATACCACATTTAACAGTAATAACAGCTCTAAAAAAGATTTGTAATCACccagaattattttataatgaaaaaacTGAGCTTTTCTGTATTGATTCAAAAGGTATACATAAAACTTCTAATATAAAAGATAGTACAAAAACAGTATACTgtggaaaaatttcaattgtaCAAACATTattgagaaatttaaaaaaaacggaagaaaaattagtattagtttcatattatacaCAAACACTTGATATATTGGAAACTGTTTGTAATAAAGAAGGCTTACAATTTCTTAGATTAGATGGTAGTACAACAAGTAATACAAGATCTAAGATTATAGAACAGTTTAATTCAACCAGTGATAAGAGTA aagtatttttattaagtGCAAAAGCTGGTGGAGTTGGATTAAATTTACCTGGCGCATCTCGACTTATATTATTTGATTCAGACTGGAATCCAGCATCTGATTCACAAGCTATGGCAAGAATTTGGAGGGATGGTCAAAAAAAAGATGTTTACATATTACG ATTACTAACAACTGGTACtattgaagaaaaaatatttcaaagacaAATTAGCAAAGCGAGTTTAAATGAAACTGTGGTAGACCTAAATCCTTCATCTTCTCTTAAGTTGTCTATGAGTGAATTGAAg GATTTATTTACATTAACAGCGAATACGAATTGTTTAACGCATGATTTAATGAACTGTTCTTGCAATGGCTATAAAAAATCAGAAGAAACATCAGAAAAATTACATCAAAAAGATGCTACAAGTTATCAATTTCTAGGagataaaacattaaaatcaaatttcaCCATAAACCAGCTTTTGAAATGGGAACATTACCAACAACCAATTTCGgataaaataattcaa GAAATTATGCTATCAGAAGTATCTGAAAatataacttttatatttaaaaattctgtaGTAAATAGGACAGAttga
- the LOC126866381 gene encoding enoyl-CoA delta isomerase 2 isoform X2: MYKDLIKILHESIQNSTIYIVILTGNGSFFSSGNDFKSLLTSQDEDDFDIKSIINVFKEFIEMLIRYPKLLIAVVNGPAIGIAVTMLPLFDIVYAADSAYFETPFTRLGLSAEGCSTYTFPNIFGKSKASEMLYLGYKMSALEAKHYGFINEVYKYQNLDEVWTYLKKLTKLSLESILAIKCLVNRWNKDILLNVNEEEITELTKRLQSPECIERLISVTLHKNKL, translated from the exons ATGTACaaagatttaataaaaattctacaCGAATCTATTCAAAATAGTACCATATATATAGTCATCTTAACTGGTAATGGAAGTTTTTTCAGTAGTGGCAATGATTTTAAATCTTTATTAACAAGCCAAGATGAAGATGATTTTGATATCAAAAGTATAATTAATGTCTTTAA agAATTTATAGAAATGTTAATTAGATATCCTAAACTTTTAATAGCTGTTGTAAATGGTCCTGCAATTGGAATTGCAGTAACAATGCTTCCATTATTCGACATTGTATATGCAGCAGATagt gcTTATTTTGAAACACCATTTACAAGATTAGGCCTTAGTGCAGAAGGATGTTCTACATATACATTTCCTAATATATTTGGGAAGTCTAAG gCTAGTGAAATGTTATATTTAGGATATAAAATGAGTGCACTTGAAGCTAAACACTATGGTTTCATCAATGAAGtatacaaatatcaaaatttagATGAAGTTTGGACCTATTTAAAAAAGTTGACTAAACTTTCATTAGAG TCTATATTGGCAATTAAATGTTTAGTTAACAGATGGAATAAGGACATTTTATTGAACGTTaatgaagaagaaataacTGAACTTACAAAACGTTTACAATCTCCTGAGTGCATAGAAAGATTAATAAGTGTTACATTACATAAAAACAAACTTTAA
- the LOC126866381 gene encoding enoyl-CoA delta isomerase 2 isoform X1 has protein sequence MLIMDNKNLSDILCSVDNGILNIRLNRPKKKNAITISMYKDLIKILHESIQNSTIYIVILTGNGSFFSSGNDFKSLLTSQDEDDFDIKSIINVFKEFIEMLIRYPKLLIAVVNGPAIGIAVTMLPLFDIVYAADSAYFETPFTRLGLSAEGCSTYTFPNIFGKSKASEMLYLGYKMSALEAKHYGFINEVYKYQNLDEVWTYLKKLTKLSLESILAIKCLVNRWNKDILLNVNEEEITELTKRLQSPECIERLISVTLHKNKL, from the exons ATGCTTATAATggacaataaaaatttatccgatATTTTATGTTCGGTGGATAACGGAATACTAAACATTAGATTAAATcgaccaaaaaaaaaaaatgctatTACTATTTCT ATGTACaaagatttaataaaaattctacaCGAATCTATTCAAAATAGTACCATATATATAGTCATCTTAACTGGTAATGGAAGTTTTTTCAGTAGTGGCAATGATTTTAAATCTTTATTAACAAGCCAAGATGAAGATGATTTTGATATCAAAAGTATAATTAATGTCTTTAA agAATTTATAGAAATGTTAATTAGATATCCTAAACTTTTAATAGCTGTTGTAAATGGTCCTGCAATTGGAATTGCAGTAACAATGCTTCCATTATTCGACATTGTATATGCAGCAGATagt gcTTATTTTGAAACACCATTTACAAGATTAGGCCTTAGTGCAGAAGGATGTTCTACATATACATTTCCTAATATATTTGGGAAGTCTAAG gCTAGTGAAATGTTATATTTAGGATATAAAATGAGTGCACTTGAAGCTAAACACTATGGTTTCATCAATGAAGtatacaaatatcaaaatttagATGAAGTTTGGACCTATTTAAAAAAGTTGACTAAACTTTCATTAGAG TCTATATTGGCAATTAAATGTTTAGTTAACAGATGGAATAAGGACATTTTATTGAACGTTaatgaagaagaaataacTGAACTTACAAAACGTTTACAATCTCCTGAGTGCATAGAAAGATTAATAAGTGTTACATTACATAAAAACAAACTTTAA
- the LOC126866385 gene encoding acyl-protein thioesterase 1 isoform X1, whose translation MTTVNPVVIAATARHTATLIFFHGLGDTGHGWASSMGAVRSPHIKVICPTAPTMPVTLNAGFRMPSWFDLRSLEPSGPEDEEGIRRAAEMVHSLIAEEVAAGIPTKRIVLGGFSQGGALAIYSALTFPEPLAGVIALSAWLPLHQKFPADAIGNKNTPLLQCHGDCDPIVPYRWGQLTASVLKQFMTQTEFKTYRGMMHASCDEEMRDMKKFIEKVLKP comes from the exons ATGACAACAGTGAATCCTGTGGTGATAGCAGCTACGGCCAGACATACAGCGACA cTTATATTTTTCCATGGATTGGGTGATACAGG tCATGGTTGGGCTAGCTCAATGGGAGCAGTAAGATCTCCTCACATTAAAGTTATTTGTCCAACTGC GCCTACAATGCCAGTAACATTAAATGCAGGATTTAGAATGCCTTCTTG GTTTGATTTACGATCTTTGGAACCAAGTGGGCCTGAAGACGAAGAAGGTATTCGCAGAGCTGCAGAAATGGTACATTCTTTAATTGCAGAAGAAGTTGCAGCAGGAATACCCACAAAACGTATTGTTCTTGGAGGTTTTAGTCAGGGTGGTGCTCTTGCTATATATAGTGCTCTTACATTTCCAGAACCTTTAGCTGGTGTTATAGCTTTATCAGCTTGGCTTCCTTTGCATCAAAAATTCCCTGCT GATGcaataggaaataaaaatactccaCTACTGCAATGTCATGGTGATTGTGATCCAATAGTGCCATACAGATGGGGTCAATTGACTGCATCAGTTCTCAAACAATTTATGACACAAACAGAATTCAAAACATATAGAGGGATGATGCATGCGTCCTGTGATGAG GAAATGCGCGACATGAAGAAATTCATTGAAAAAGTTTTGAAGCCGTAA
- the LOC126866385 gene encoding acyl-protein thioesterase 2 isoform X2 codes for MGAVRSPHIKVICPTAPTMPVTLNAGFRMPSWFDLRSLEPSGPEDEEGIRRAAEMVHSLIAEEVAAGIPTKRIVLGGFSQGGALAIYSALTFPEPLAGVIALSAWLPLHQKFPADAIGNKNTPLLQCHGDCDPIVPYRWGQLTASVLKQFMTQTEFKTYRGMMHASCDEEMRDMKKFIEKVLKP; via the exons ATGGGAGCAGTAAGATCTCCTCACATTAAAGTTATTTGTCCAACTGC GCCTACAATGCCAGTAACATTAAATGCAGGATTTAGAATGCCTTCTTG GTTTGATTTACGATCTTTGGAACCAAGTGGGCCTGAAGACGAAGAAGGTATTCGCAGAGCTGCAGAAATGGTACATTCTTTAATTGCAGAAGAAGTTGCAGCAGGAATACCCACAAAACGTATTGTTCTTGGAGGTTTTAGTCAGGGTGGTGCTCTTGCTATATATAGTGCTCTTACATTTCCAGAACCTTTAGCTGGTGTTATAGCTTTATCAGCTTGGCTTCCTTTGCATCAAAAATTCCCTGCT GATGcaataggaaataaaaatactccaCTACTGCAATGTCATGGTGATTGTGATCCAATAGTGCCATACAGATGGGGTCAATTGACTGCATCAGTTCTCAAACAATTTATGACACAAACAGAATTCAAAACATATAGAGGGATGATGCATGCGTCCTGTGATGAG GAAATGCGCGACATGAAGAAATTCATTGAAAAAGTTTTGAAGCCGTAA
- the LOC126866386 gene encoding akirin-2, translating to MACATLKRSLEFDPVHSHGRPSKRRRCVPMCVSPGTSTQANSRPQNPSPFGEVTHKLTPEKMAANIREEIRRLHRRKQLHFSPQSNTGDSSDMEGPASPSSPSACGSNSCSYSPSGKEKPLFTFRQVGLICERMLKEQETQIREEYDHILNMKLSEQYDAFVKFTYDQIQKRFESAAAPSYLS from the exons ATGGCCTGCGCCACTCTAAAGAGATCTTTGGAGTTCGACCCGGTACATAGTCATGGTCGTCCTAGTAAACGACGAAGATGTGTACCAATGTGTGTTTCCCCCGGTACATCCACTCAAGCTAATTCCAGGCCACAGAATCCTTCGCCTTTTGGCGAAGTAACCCATAAACTGACGCCTG AAAAGATGGCAGCCAACATAAGAGAAGAGATCCGGAGACTGCATCGACGCAAACAATTGCATTTTAGTCCTCAAAGCAATACTGGTGATTCTTCAGACATGGAAGGCCCTGCCAGTCCTTCAAGCCCATCTGCTTGTGGTTCAAATTCATGTAGTTATAGCCCTAGTGGAAAAGAGAAACCTTTATTTACATTCAGACAG GTGGGATTGATTTGTGAACGAATGCTTAAAGAGCAGGAGACACAGATTCGAGAAGAATATGATCATATCTTAAATATGAAGCTTTCTGAGCAATATGATGCTTTTGTTAAATTTACCTATGATCAGATACAAAAGAGATTTGAATCTGCAGCTGCGCCAAGTT ATCTATCCTAA
- the LOC126866370 gene encoding arrestin homolog, with translation MFPLLFLTFVVAIKVFKKTTPNGKVTVYLGKRDFIDHLDSIDPIDGIVVVENDYLQGRKVYGQVTTTFRYGREEDEVMGVKFSKELVICREQIVPLKKEKQDMTPVQERLLKRLGANAYPFLFQFPQSSPSSVTLQPGDDDQGKPLGVEYTVRIYVGEHEEDKGHKRSSVALAIKKLQYAPPTRGRKLPTSLVSKGFTFSQGKLNLEVTLDREIYYHGEKVAANVIVTNNSRKAVKNIKLFVVQHCEVTMVNTQFSRHVASLETREGCPITPGASFTKQFYLVPLASSNKDRRGIALDGHLKDDDVNLASSTMVADGKTPSDAMGIVISYSIRVKLNCGTLGGELVTDVPFKLMHPTPGTVEKERATLKKNKSIERTRYENSCYSNDDDDNIVFEDFARLRLNEPE, from the exons ATGTTTCCTCTCTTGTTTTTGACTTTTGTTGTAGCCATTAAGGTATTCAAGAAAACAACTCCAAATG GGAAAGTCACAGTTTATCTTGGTAAAAGGGATTTCATTGATCATTTGGATAGCATAGATCCCATTGATGGCATTGTTGTTGTTGAAAATGATTATCTTCAGGGACGAAAAGTTTATGGACAG gtAACAACAACTTTTCGCTATGGACGCGAGGAAGATGAAGTTATGGGTGTCAAGTTCAGTAAAGAACTTGTTATATGCCGGGAACAAATAGTTCCACTAAAGAAGGAAAAACAAGATATGACACCTGTTCAAGAACGTCTTCTGAAACGTCTTGGAGCAAATGcatatccatttttatttcaattccCACAAAGTTCTCCTAGTTCTGTTACATTGCAACCTGGAGATGATGATCAAGGAAAGCCATTAGGAGTAGAATATACTGTCAGGATATATGTTGGTGAACATGAGGAAGATAAG gGGCACAAAAGGTCATCTGTTGCATTAGCTATAAAGAAATTGCAATATGCTCCACCTACAAGAGGACGTAAATTACCTACCTCCCTTGTTTCAAAAGGATTTACCTTCTCTCAAGGTAAACTGAATCTGGAAGTTACACTTGATAGGGAGATCTATTATCATGGAGAAAAAGTAGCTGCAAATGTCATAGTTACTAACAACTCTCGAAAGGCAGTCAAAAATATtaag CTCTTTGTAGTACAACACTGCGAGGTGACAATGGTTAATACTCAATTTTCTCGACACGTGGCTAGTTTAGAAACACGTGAAGGTTGTCCAATCACACCTGGAGCATCCTTTACAAAGCAATTTTATCTTGTTCCATTAGCTAGTAGCAATAAGGATCGTCGTGGAATTGCTCTTGATGGCCATTTAAAG GATGATGATGTGAATCTTGCATCTTCAACTATGGTGGCAGATGGTAAAACTCCTAGTGATGCTATGGGCATTGTCATCTCTTACTCCATACGAGTAAAGTTGAATTGTGGCACTTTAGGAGGTGAATTAGTTACAGATGTTCCATTTAAACTAATGCACCCAACTCCtg gaactgtagaaaaagaaagggCTACTTTGAAAAAGAATAAGAGTATTGAAAGGACACGATATGAGAATTCTTGTTATtcaaatgatgatgatgacaATATCGTGTTTGAAGACTTCGCTCGTTTGCGCTTAAATGAACCAgagtaa